The region GACGTAGTTTTTCTAATGATTTATTGTACAAGCAAATTTTTCGCTCATATATCAACACTATTGTTAGTCATAGTGATAGGGCGATAGAATTTTTTCTCGAGGGCACTCGAAGTCGTAGTCAGAAGAGCACAGTGCCGAAATACGGTAAGCagtaaaacattttcaaaattagaaatagatattacatttcatatctttttttacaggtctcctatctattattttagaaagtttaCTTCACGGTGATGTACCCGACATACATTTTGTACCTATGAGTATTAGTTACGAACGGCCACcagaagaattattatttatttacgaaatGTTAGGAGTTCCGAAGCCGAAAGAAAGTACGACCGCGCTTTTTCGGTCACTTTCCATATTACAAAATCCTTTCTCTCATGGTTgcatttactttaatatcggGAAACCAATCTCCGCTCGCCAATTTGTAGATACAACACAtcgcaaaagaaaaatcatacATCCTTCCTTCAAAATTCCATCATCAGTTATAAAAGATGtagcttattttataatagaatcacataaaaaaaatactgtacTTATGCCGATCAATATTATTGCTTTGCTTCTCAATGAAAGAATTCAGATAAAACCAAAGGAGCCATATACATTCGATTCATTGATTAAAGATTATCAATGGTTCAAAAGCTTTATCACCAAATCGTTGGGAGTAATAATGTAtgaaactaaaaaaatgtaagtataTTAGACTTACTTTGTATTATgtgatattgtaatatttttaagaataattttgtgaCTTGTTACAGTAATGATGACGAGATCaaacaagaaatattagaGTCTTTAAAACCACATAATGAACTAATTGTTCTTGATCCAtcaaatacattaaaactcAAACAACGACATAAAGGAATTAAATTACAAGATCAATCAAACATCAAGGGACATTCCTTATCTGAACGGACTATGCAAATAGCGGTACCTGccattaatattgcaatctaTATCAATCCAGCTTTGGCTTTTCTAGTGGAAGCAGCTTTCATTACTGCAACAATAGAAGAAAATGGCACCCAAAGCGGtaacaattgtatttttatttatatgtgatgtaataataagataagggttgtaaacataaataattatcaactacttatatgttttcttgtccaaatggaatatatattagatcaAAAGAcctgtttcattttttcttttttttttatataatacttatattaataagcaataaaagtttttcatcaatcttatattttattcaatattaggAGTAGCTTTGGAACGATATCAATTACTAAGAAAATTGCTCAGCACAGAGTTTGTATTGCGCCCGattgataaagatttaattaaaacagaatgGGAAAAATCATTGAATATATTGTTGTCAGAGAATTGCTTATATATGGTGCAAGATTTGATTCGTCCAGGAACTAATACACAACTGTTTTCTATTTtgcataatgttatattaccTTTCATAGAcgttatatatgtgatatgtaatttattatttgaggtaagaacaaaaatttattagcaaGTAACTCTGATACAAATAATGAGAAgtaatatgcattaaatac is a window of Cataglyphis hispanica isolate Lineage 1 chromosome 4, ULB_Chis1_1.0, whole genome shotgun sequence DNA encoding:
- the LOC126848760 gene encoding dihydroxyacetone phosphate acyltransferase isoform X3, with amino-acid sequence MFSKIYVNETNLFNLKKETQISQIQYVYVPTHRSYLDFILLSYILFSYDMALPNIAAGMDFYNMKIIGELLRKTGAFYIRRSFSNDLLYKQIFRSYINTIVSHSDRAIEFFLEGTRSRSQKSTVPKYGLLSIILESLLHGDVPDIHFVPMSISYERPPEELLFIYEMLGVPKPKESTTALFRSLSILQNPFSHGCIYFNIGKPISARQFVDTTHRKRKIIHPSFKIPSSVIKDVAYFIIESHKKNTVLMPINIIALLLNERIQIKPKEPYTFDSLIKDYQWFKSFITKSLGVIMYETKKINDDEIKQEILESLKPHNELIVLDPSNTLKLKQRHKGIKLQDQSNIKGHSLSERTMQIAVPAINIAIYINPALAFLVEAAFITATIEENGTQSGVALERYQLLRKLLSTEFVLRPIDKDLIKTEWEKSLNILLSENCLYMVQDLIRPGTNTQLFSILHNVILPFIDVIYVICNLLFEWNERTSGKLADRTILVEAQKEVERLMFETRGWCQHPYCLSLDLYNTTWSNLLSQGIVIAHPEHTNIYRTDKAKLAYLISILRELPLQRPIGTYIDAFPLIMLMPSVNTQAKL
- the LOC126848760 gene encoding dihydroxyacetone phosphate acyltransferase isoform X1; translated protein: MFLFMQLQICKFATFYININPLRRLYLCSYYYTLVSNKMEKIEQNLGFVDMLEERRKDCDFFWATRPMNPLLPHMLPAESVYNRDEIIRSVLLDTQVKAAIDTIAKKTGVEVKDIENNARAMINEMASKADLATVRWLGIFITKAIKRMFSKIYVNETNLFNLKKETQISQIQYVYVPTHRSYLDFILLSYILFSYDMALPNIAAGMDFYNMKIIGELLRKTGAFYIRRSFSNDLLYKQIFRSYINTIVSHSDRAIEFFLEGTRSRSQKSTVPKYGLLSIILESLLHGDVPDIHFVPMSISYERPPEELLFIYEMLGVPKPKESTTALFRSLSILQNPFSHGCIYFNIGKPISARQFVDTTHRKRKIIHPSFKIPSSVIKDVAYFIIESHKKNTVLMPINIIALLLNERIQIKPKEPYTFDSLIKDYQWFKSFITKSLGVIMYETKKINDDEIKQEILESLKPHNELIVLDPSNTLKLKQRHKGIKLQDQSNIKGHSLSERTMQIAVPAINIAIYINPALAFLVEAAFITATIEENGTQSGVALERYQLLRKLLSTEFVLRPIDKDLIKTEWEKSLNILLSENCLYMVQDLIRPGTNTQLFSILHNVILPFIDVIYVICNLLFEWNERTSGKLADRTILVEAQKEVERLMFETRGWCQHPYCLSLDLYNTTWSNLLSQGIVIAHPEHTNIYRTDKAKLAYLISILRELPLQRPIGTYIDAFPLIMLMPSVNTQAKL
- the LOC126848760 gene encoding dihydroxyacetone phosphate acyltransferase isoform X2; this encodes MEKIEQNLGFVDMLEERRKDCDFFWATRPMNPLLPHMLPAESVYNRDEIIRSVLLDTQVKAAIDTIAKKTGVEVKDIENNARAMINEMASKADLATVRWLGIFITKAIKRMFSKIYVNETNLFNLKKETQISQIQYVYVPTHRSYLDFILLSYILFSYDMALPNIAAGMDFYNMKIIGELLRKTGAFYIRRSFSNDLLYKQIFRSYINTIVSHSDRAIEFFLEGTRSRSQKSTVPKYGLLSIILESLLHGDVPDIHFVPMSISYERPPEELLFIYEMLGVPKPKESTTALFRSLSILQNPFSHGCIYFNIGKPISARQFVDTTHRKRKIIHPSFKIPSSVIKDVAYFIIESHKKNTVLMPINIIALLLNERIQIKPKEPYTFDSLIKDYQWFKSFITKSLGVIMYETKKINDDEIKQEILESLKPHNELIVLDPSNTLKLKQRHKGIKLQDQSNIKGHSLSERTMQIAVPAINIAIYINPALAFLVEAAFITATIEENGTQSGVALERYQLLRKLLSTEFVLRPIDKDLIKTEWEKSLNILLSENCLYMVQDLIRPGTNTQLFSILHNVILPFIDVIYVICNLLFEWNERTSGKLADRTILVEAQKEVERLMFETRGWCQHPYCLSLDLYNTTWSNLLSQGIVIAHPEHTNIYRTDKAKLAYLISILRELPLQRPIGTYIDAFPLIMLMPSVNTQAKL